The genomic interval tgaactagaactgaactagaactgaactagaactgaactagaactgaactagaactgaactagaactgaactagaactgaaatagaactgaaatagaactgaactagactatattcctggctatagtctaaactatagacaagtttatagtctgggctatattctagacaatagactagattgtagtcaaattttcattaaaacccATCACAAGCTAATAGAGTTACAACATTTTTCCAGGTGTATACGTATTTGGTTGATGGGAATTCAGAAACCCTTGATTACCCTAAAATATCACATGGGTCCCGTACATGCTGCCAGTTGGAGTACCACACACTCCTCCATAATCGTGGCTCTGCATCGCAATTCCTTAGATGTCTGGGATTTAAAGAGAAGCATACTTAAACCAGCTTCTAGTACCAAAGTTTCGAAAGAACCTTATTACACCACATTTAAGTAAGTATTTGGAATTTATATTGTACATTCCGTTTTGTTTACTCTACTTATCCTTTAGACTGTCACTTTGCGGACGTTCAGTAGCAGTGGGC from Lucilia cuprina isolate Lc7/37 unplaced genomic scaffold, ASM2204524v1 Scaffold_6352, whole genome shotgun sequence carries:
- the LOC124421218 gene encoding uncharacterized protein LOC124421218, with amino-acid sequence MGPVHAASWSTTHSSIIVALHRNSLDVWDLKRSILKPASSTKVSKEPYYTTFKLSLCGRSVAVGNSNGIVDMLAFEDMPFSPHFQYDHLEKTIHKILANENELLRDVKSLGYFGY